In Candidatus Bathyarchaeota archaeon, the sequence CCTCTTTTGAGCCGAGAATGATTTTGCCCATCTTCACCGCTGCGTCGAGTCTCCCTGTGCGTAAAAGAGCTGTTGTGATCGCTTCATCAAATACATAGTCTGATGAATAGGGTTGGCCAAATTCGCCCTTCCTTAATCTGTTCATTAGATCTTTACTTCTGAAGTGGTCTCGGTCTCTCTTGTTTGCGAATGCGACGAAGATATTGGAGTCGATGAAGGCACTCACCGATATTCTACCTCTTGCGCCTTAATCCGGGACCGTAGAGTATCTGGTCCATCTCCTTCCACTCTGTTTCAACACCCCAATCCTCAACAAGCGATAATATTCTCTCATATTCTTGATCGGGCATCGGTACATTCGTCTTATACACCTTCTCTAAGAATTCGTCGCCCCCCTTCAAAGCTTCCCTTATAAGCGCGGAGAGGACATCCTGTTGACTCACCTTTTCCCCAGCTTTGAGAGTGACCAAGGCTTGAAGTTTCTCTAGCTTTTTCTTATCGTCCTCACTGAGCTTTACCGTTGTCATACAAATCATATAGTATAAAAGTATTCTAAATAAACTTTTCTACCATAATATCTATTGTTGAGACAATGTTTTCAAAAACAGGGTATAAAACTAGAAGCATAGAAAGGATTCAAAGAGTCTTACTCCAGAATAATCCTGGGTCTCCAAAGATTTTTGTGTCGTGAGCTTTGTTGTCTTGGTGTATATGAGCATGTACAAGTTTTCATGGTAAGTTAAGAATGACTATAAGTAAAATTTATGTGTTCGCATGTAAGATTCGAGTAATGTGGCCTATCATGAGCGAGACGACACTGTCTGTCAAGGGACAAATAGTTATACCCCTAAGAATCAGGGAGAAACAGAAGCTCAGGGTAGGTCAAAGATTTGAGGTTGAGACCATGTCTGACGGCACCATACTTTTGATCCCTATCCCCGACAATATAGTCGATGCAAT encodes:
- a CDS encoding type II toxin-antitoxin system VapC family toxin, with protein sequence MSAFIDSNIFVAFANKRDRDHFRSKDLMNRLRKGEFGQPYSSDYVFDEAITTALLRTGRLDAAVKMGKIILGSKEESIPSLVRIIRVDERIFSEAWATFKTGRFEGLSFTDHTILAQLKDFKIDVLISFDTGFDGLAVRVS
- a CDS encoding AbrB/MazE/SpoVT family DNA-binding domain-containing protein, producing the protein MSETTLSVKGQIVIPLRIREKQKLRVGQRFEVETMSDGTILLIPIPDNIVDAIRLPAAEKLEKALAEERRQEGRRYERMI